A single region of the Enterobacter cloacae complex sp. R_G8 genome encodes:
- a CDS encoding DNA-binding transcriptional repressor, with protein sequence MKPRQRQAAILEHLQKQGKSSVEELAHYFDTTGTTIRKDLVLLENAGAVIRTYGGVMLNKDEADPPIDHKTLINTHQKALIAEAAVKFIHDGDSIILDAGSTVLQMIPLLSRFNNITVMTNSLHIVNALAEFDSEQTILMPGGTFRKKSASFHGQLAENAFEHFSFDKLFMGTDGIDLNAGVTTFNEVFSVSKAMCNAAREVILMADSSKFGRKSPNIVCSLESVDKLITDAGIDPAFKKALEEKGIDVIVTGEKDE encoded by the coding sequence ATGAAACCACGTCAGCGGCAGGCGGCCATTCTTGAGCATCTGCAAAAGCAGGGGAAAAGCTCGGTAGAGGAGCTGGCCCACTACTTTGACACCACCGGCACAACAATACGCAAGGACCTGGTATTGCTCGAAAACGCTGGCGCAGTCATTCGAACCTACGGCGGGGTGATGCTCAATAAAGACGAAGCCGACCCGCCTATCGATCACAAAACGCTGATCAACACCCACCAGAAAGCGCTGATTGCCGAAGCCGCCGTGAAATTTATCCATGATGGCGACTCCATTATTCTTGATGCGGGCAGCACCGTCCTGCAGATGATCCCGCTGCTCAGCCGCTTTAACAACATCACGGTGATGACCAACAGCCTGCATATCGTCAACGCTCTCGCGGAGTTTGACAGTGAACAAACCATTCTGATGCCTGGCGGTACCTTCCGTAAAAAATCAGCGTCATTTCACGGCCAGCTGGCAGAAAATGCCTTCGAGCACTTCAGCTTTGACAAACTGTTTATGGGTACCGACGGCATCGACCTGAATGCCGGTGTTACCACCTTCAACGAAGTGTTCAGCGTCAGTAAAGCCATGTGCAACGCCGCCCGGGAAGTGATTTTAATGGCGGACTCCTCGAAGTTTGGCCGTAAAAGCCCCAACATAGTCTGTAGCCTTGAAAGCGTCGATAAGCTGATTACCGACGCAGGGATCGATCCGGCGTTCAAAAAAGCGCTGGAAGAGAAAGGCATCGATGTAATCGTAACTGGAGAGAAAGATGAGTGA
- the srlD gene encoding sorbitol-6-phosphate dehydrogenase, translated as MSQVAVVIGGGQTLGEFLCRGLAAEGYRVAVVDIQSEKAARVADTINTEFGEGMAYGFGADATSEQSVMALARGVDEIFGRTDLLVYSAGIAKAAFISDVELGDFDRSLQVNLVGYFLCAREFSRLMIRDGIQGRIIQINSKSGKVGSKHNSGYSAAKFGGVGLTQSLALDLAEYGITVHSLMLGNLLKSPMFQSLLPQYATKLGIKEDEVEQYYIDKVPLKRGCDYQDVLNILLFYASPKASYCTGQSINVTGGQVMF; from the coding sequence ATGAGTCAGGTTGCCGTTGTCATTGGTGGAGGACAAACCTTAGGAGAGTTTCTCTGCCGTGGGCTTGCCGCAGAAGGTTACCGCGTGGCGGTAGTGGATATTCAGAGTGAAAAAGCCGCCCGCGTGGCGGATACCATCAACACCGAATTTGGTGAAGGAATGGCATACGGGTTTGGTGCCGATGCCACCAGCGAGCAGAGCGTCATGGCGCTGGCCCGCGGGGTAGACGAGATTTTTGGCCGTACCGACCTGCTGGTCTATAGTGCCGGGATTGCCAAAGCGGCGTTTATCAGCGATGTCGAGCTGGGGGATTTTGACCGCTCCCTGCAGGTGAATCTGGTAGGCTACTTCCTCTGCGCCCGTGAGTTTTCCCGTCTGATGATCCGCGACGGCATTCAGGGGCGCATCATTCAGATCAACTCCAAATCGGGGAAAGTGGGCAGCAAACACAACTCCGGCTACAGCGCGGCGAAGTTTGGCGGCGTAGGGCTGACGCAGTCTCTGGCGCTGGATCTGGCCGAATACGGAATTACCGTTCACTCGCTGATGCTGGGCAACCTGCTGAAGTCGCCAATGTTCCAGTCGCTTCTGCCGCAGTACGCCACCAAGCTTGGCATCAAAGAAGATGAAGTGGAGCAGTATTACATCGACAAAGTGCCGTTGAAGCGCGGGTGCGACTATCAGGATGTGCTGAATATCCTGCTGTTCTATGCCAGCCCGAAAGCCTCTTACTGCACCGGGCAGTCGATTAACGTCACCGGTGGGCAGGTGATGTTCTGA
- the gutQ gene encoding arabinose-5-phosphate isomerase GutQ, which yields MSDFLLNAGRQTLMLELQEASRLPERLGEDFVRAANIIIECKGKVIVSGIGKSGHIGKKIAATLASTGTPAFFVHPAEALHGDLGMIESRDVMLFISYSGSAKELDLIIPRLQEKSIALLAMTGKSRSPLALAAKAVLDIAVEREACPMHLAPTSSTVNTLMMGDALAMAVMQARGFNEEDFARSHPAGALGARLLNNVHHLMRTGDAIPQVKLDTSVMDAMLELSRTGLGLVAVCDDMRQVKGVFTDGDLRRWLVGGGKLEARVSEAMTPGGLTLNASSRAIEAKEVLMKRKITAAPVVDDAGRLCGAINLQDFYQAGII from the coding sequence ATGAGTGATTTTCTGTTAAACGCTGGCCGTCAGACCCTGATGCTGGAACTGCAGGAGGCCAGTCGGCTGCCGGAACGGCTGGGTGAAGATTTTGTGCGCGCCGCCAATATTATTATTGAGTGCAAAGGCAAAGTGATTGTCTCCGGGATCGGCAAGTCCGGCCACATCGGCAAGAAAATTGCCGCGACGCTGGCGAGCACCGGCACACCGGCGTTCTTCGTGCACCCGGCTGAAGCCCTGCATGGCGATCTGGGGATGATCGAAAGCCGCGACGTGATGCTGTTTATTTCTTACTCCGGCTCAGCCAAAGAGCTGGATCTCATCATCCCGCGTCTGCAGGAAAAATCGATCGCCCTGCTGGCCATGACCGGTAAATCCCGCTCGCCGCTGGCACTGGCGGCCAAAGCGGTGCTGGATATTGCCGTGGAGCGCGAAGCCTGCCCGATGCACCTCGCCCCCACCTCCAGCACCGTCAACACCCTGATGATGGGCGACGCGCTGGCGATGGCGGTCATGCAGGCGCGCGGTTTCAATGAAGAAGATTTCGCCCGTTCACACCCTGCCGGGGCACTCGGCGCCCGCTTGCTGAATAACGTTCATCATCTGATGCGTACCGGCGATGCCATCCCGCAGGTCAAACTCGACACCAGCGTGATGGACGCGATGCTGGAACTGAGCCGCACCGGGCTGGGACTGGTCGCCGTCTGCGACGATATGCGTCAGGTGAAAGGCGTCTTTACCGACGGCGACCTGCGCCGCTGGCTGGTGGGCGGCGGCAAGCTGGAGGCACGCGTGTCAGAAGCGATGACCCCGGGCGGGTTAACGCTGAATGCCAGCAGCCGCGCCATTGAAGCCAAAGAGGTGCTGATGAAACGTAAAATCACCGCCGCACCGGTGGTGGATGACGCTGGCCGCCTGTGCGGCGCCATCAACCTGCAGGATTTCTACCAGGCAGGCATTATTTAA
- the gutM gene encoding transcriptional regulator GutM, with amino-acid sequence MVTALITVAALAWICQLAFGGWQIHQFNRAFDALCQQGRVGVGRSGGRFKPRVVVAVALDENNNVCDSLIMRGMTVFARPVKIQAINGISLQELRPDVIFPHDPLCQNALSLALNLKHG; translated from the coding sequence ATGGTAACCGCACTCATCACCGTCGCCGCCCTCGCCTGGATCTGCCAGCTGGCGTTTGGCGGCTGGCAAATCCACCAGTTTAACCGCGCGTTTGACGCTCTGTGTCAGCAAGGTCGCGTGGGCGTCGGGCGTTCCGGTGGACGCTTCAAACCACGCGTCGTTGTCGCCGTTGCGCTGGATGAAAACAATAACGTCTGCGATTCCCTGATCATGCGCGGCATGACCGTCTTTGCCCGACCGGTGAAAATCCAGGCAATCAACGGCATTTCTTTGCAGGAATTGCGGCCTGATGTGATCTTTCCCCATGATCCACTCTGTCAGAATGCACTATCATTAGCGCTTAATCTGAAACATGGATAA